One genomic segment of Coffea arabica cultivar ET-39 chromosome 6e, Coffea Arabica ET-39 HiFi, whole genome shotgun sequence includes these proteins:
- the LOC113696832 gene encoding DELLA protein RGL2-like isoform X2 — MDYIGVEVENPPLISYLAQAKEECSFMPLTSLELLKQHGNKVKRLREGNLKELNTVKPTNSSGHQALSTAGIMKLARAQLFVLNSQKADVLSSVASCIGAQSALGSEFSEDSGLAILLQAAAENVVNQQYVYSRKLLNKCNHFSSKSGYPAQRIVHYFAEALREKIDQECGMVASLEDLEGETRRPIDEKLALVSLQPGMMASQQENPFSLVSQFTAIGSIRATVATARRVHLINFGLDNGSHWTLIMQDFAAQYNYPIELLKITAVGTSKQMMEETVKWLSAFADSISLPFTFNIVVSDLKDLKEDMFKLEADEVVAVYLDRRLWTLLAWPNYLEALIAVISKLKPRVMVVKEMEASTNNPIFLERFHEALIFFSGMFESIKDCMDNHIFYRKLTEEVYCRNMIRNIITAEGKERVHRHERVAFWRTLFAKFGFVETALSQSSFRRASMFLKRSALYSSFTIYMDGKCLILGWKRTPFISVSAWKFQYDSE; from the coding sequence ATGGATTATATTGGTGTAGAGGTTGAAAATCCACCACTGATCTCTTATCTTGCTCAAGCAAAGGAGGAATGCTCATTTATGCCTCTGACATCGCTAGAACTTCTGAAGCAGCATGGTAACAAAGTGAAGCGTTTGAGGGAGGGTAATCTCAAAGAGCTAAACACTGTTAAACCAACAAATAGTTCTGGCCATCAAGCTTTGTCAACCGCAGGGATCATGAAGTTAGCTAGAGCACAACTGTTTGTGCTCAACTCCCAGAAGGCTGATGTTCTTTCCAGTGTGGCTAGTTGCATTGGAGCTCAATCTGCTCTCGGTTCTGAATTTTCTGAAGACTCGGGACTTGCAATACTACTTCAAGCAGCTGCTGAAAACGTAGTCAATCAACAATATGTTTATTCAAGGAAATTGCTCAACAAGTGTAATCATTTTTCTTCTAAAAGTGGTTATCCTGCTCAAAGAATTGTACACTATTTTGCTGAAGCTTTGCGAGAGAAAATTGATCAAGAATGTGGTATGGTTGCATCATTAGAAGATCTGGAAGGAGAAACAAGGAGGCCTATTGATGAGAAATTGGCTCTGGTTAGTCTGCAACCTGGAATGATGGCATCTCAACAAGAGAACCCTTTCTCCCTCGTTAGCCAATTCACAGCAATTGGATCCATCAGGGCAACTGTGGCAACAGCAAGGAGAGTTCACCTCATTAATTTTGGACTTGATAATGGATCACACTGGACGCTAATTATGCAGGATTTTGCTGCTCAGTATAACTATCCAATTGAGCTTCTCAAGATAACAGCTGTTGGAACCTCTAAACAGATGATGGAAGAGACAGTAAAGTGGCTGTCAGCTTTTGCAGATTCCATTAGTTTACCTTTCACTTTCAACATTGTTGTTTCAGACCTGAAGGACCTCAAGGAAGATATGTTCAAGTTAGAAGCTGATGAAGTTGTGGCTGTTTATTTGGATAGGCGTCTTTGGACTCTGTTAGCATGGCCAAATTACTTGGAAGCATTGATAGCAGTGATTTCAAAGCTGAAGCCACGTGTGATGGTTGTCAAGGAAATGGAGGCAAGCACGAACAATCCAATTTTCTTGGAACGATTTCATGAAGCTCTGATTTTTTTCAGTGGCATGTTTGAGAGCATCAAAGACTGCATGGACAATCACATCTTCTACAGAAAGCTGACTGAGGAAGTTTACTGTCGTAACATGATTAGAAATATTATCACAGCAGAGGGTAAAGAGAGGGTTCATAGACATGAAAGGGTTGCTTTCTGGAGGaccctttttgcaaaatttggCTTTGTGGAAACAGCTCTTAGTCAATCATCATTTCGTCGAGCAAGCATGTTTCTTAAACGGTCTGCTCTTTACAGTTCTTTTACAATTTATATGGATGGAAAATGCCTCATCTTGGGGTGGAAAAGAACCCCATTTATCTCAGTATCTGCCTGGAAATTCCAGTATGACTCAGAGTGA
- the LOC113696832 gene encoding DELLA protein RGL2-like isoform X1, which yields MSRFALQNWKHMDYIGVEVENPPLISYLAQAKEECSFMPLTSLELLKQHGNKVKRLREGNLKELNTVKPTNSSGHQALSTAGIMKLARAQLFVLNSQKADVLSSVASCIGAQSALGSEFSEDSGLAILLQAAAENVVNQQYVYSRKLLNKCNHFSSKSGYPAQRIVHYFAEALREKIDQECGMVASLEDLEGETRRPIDEKLALVSLQPGMMASQQENPFSLVSQFTAIGSIRATVATARRVHLINFGLDNGSHWTLIMQDFAAQYNYPIELLKITAVGTSKQMMEETVKWLSAFADSISLPFTFNIVVSDLKDLKEDMFKLEADEVVAVYLDRRLWTLLAWPNYLEALIAVISKLKPRVMVVKEMEASTNNPIFLERFHEALIFFSGMFESIKDCMDNHIFYRKLTEEVYCRNMIRNIITAEGKERVHRHERVAFWRTLFAKFGFVETALSQSSFRRASMFLKRSALYSSFTIYMDGKCLILGWKRTPFISVSAWKFQYDSE from the exons AT GTCACGTTTTGCTTTGCAAAACTGGAAACACATGGATTATATTGGTGTAGAGGTTGAAAATCCACCACTGATCTCTTATCTTGCTCAAGCAAAGGAGGAATGCTCATTTATGCCTCTGACATCGCTAGAACTTCTGAAGCAGCATGGTAACAAAGTGAAGCGTTTGAGGGAGGGTAATCTCAAAGAGCTAAACACTGTTAAACCAACAAATAGTTCTGGCCATCAAGCTTTGTCAACCGCAGGGATCATGAAGTTAGCTAGAGCACAACTGTTTGTGCTCAACTCCCAGAAGGCTGATGTTCTTTCCAGTGTGGCTAGTTGCATTGGAGCTCAATCTGCTCTCGGTTCTGAATTTTCTGAAGACTCGGGACTTGCAATACTACTTCAAGCAGCTGCTGAAAACGTAGTCAATCAACAATATGTTTATTCAAGGAAATTGCTCAACAAGTGTAATCATTTTTCTTCTAAAAGTGGTTATCCTGCTCAAAGAATTGTACACTATTTTGCTGAAGCTTTGCGAGAGAAAATTGATCAAGAATGTGGTATGGTTGCATCATTAGAAGATCTGGAAGGAGAAACAAGGAGGCCTATTGATGAGAAATTGGCTCTGGTTAGTCTGCAACCTGGAATGATGGCATCTCAACAAGAGAACCCTTTCTCCCTCGTTAGCCAATTCACAGCAATTGGATCCATCAGGGCAACTGTGGCAACAGCAAGGAGAGTTCACCTCATTAATTTTGGACTTGATAATGGATCACACTGGACGCTAATTATGCAGGATTTTGCTGCTCAGTATAACTATCCAATTGAGCTTCTCAAGATAACAGCTGTTGGAACCTCTAAACAGATGATGGAAGAGACAGTAAAGTGGCTGTCAGCTTTTGCAGATTCCATTAGTTTACCTTTCACTTTCAACATTGTTGTTTCAGACCTGAAGGACCTCAAGGAAGATATGTTCAAGTTAGAAGCTGATGAAGTTGTGGCTGTTTATTTGGATAGGCGTCTTTGGACTCTGTTAGCATGGCCAAATTACTTGGAAGCATTGATAGCAGTGATTTCAAAGCTGAAGCCACGTGTGATGGTTGTCAAGGAAATGGAGGCAAGCACGAACAATCCAATTTTCTTGGAACGATTTCATGAAGCTCTGATTTTTTTCAGTGGCATGTTTGAGAGCATCAAAGACTGCATGGACAATCACATCTTCTACAGAAAGCTGACTGAGGAAGTTTACTGTCGTAACATGATTAGAAATATTATCACAGCAGAGGGTAAAGAGAGGGTTCATAGACATGAAAGGGTTGCTTTCTGGAGGaccctttttgcaaaatttggCTTTGTGGAAACAGCTCTTAGTCAATCATCATTTCGTCGAGCAAGCATGTTTCTTAAACGGTCTGCTCTTTACAGTTCTTTTACAATTTATATGGATGGAAAATGCCTCATCTTGGGGTGGAAAAGAACCCCATTTATCTCAGTATCTGCCTGGAAATTCCAGTATGACTCAGAGTGA